A region of the candidate division WOR-1 bacterium RIFOXYB2_FULL_36_35 genome:
AAGAATTAAAAAATTGGATGCAATTTTTGTTCTCTTTGTTACGATAAAAGAATTAGAGTGAACGACATCAACTACGAAATTCACAGTTTAGCAGCTAGACTGCAACGCGGAAATCCTCAACACTCAAAAGATTTGACTGCTTTTAAGGCGAAAATTGAGGTTAATCCTGACCCTTGGATAAGGGATGAAAGACTTGGAAGGATTTTAAGAATTTTTGAACAAAATTGTTCGGTTGAGGATAGAGGAGTATCCGTCGCGATTAGAACAAAAGTAGAACTTCTTACGCCTCAAGAGATTAAAGAGAAAAGTGAGCAAGCTTAACCCAGATTATGATAATCGGGATTAAAAAGCTCTTTGTAAACTTTTTCAATGGGAATCCGATGTTTGTTTGCAAGTTTTTTATAATCTTCGTATTCGGGCGCTAGCGTTACAATTTTTCTTCCTAGTTTTCCGATTTTAAAACTGACTTTGCCGTATTTTGTTTTTATTGTTTTAAAGCAACGAGATAGTTTTTCTCTTTCGATTAATTGTTCGCGTATGCCAAAGGTTGTTGTCTCTTCAAAAATTATTTTAAGCAGTTTATCTTTTAAATTTATTGGAGAGAGGACGGATAGTTTTACCGCAGCACGTTTTTTCTTCATTCTTACGGGTTCAAAAAAAGCATCAAGTGCGCCAAATTTCATAAGTTTATTAATTGTGTGATCATACAGGTTGGGATTCATATCATCAATATTTGTTTCGAGTAAATAGACTTTGTCTTTTTCTGTCTCTATATTTTTCATATGTTTGTTTTTGGCTTTCAGGATTGAGTCTGCCATAACGGCAGCTCCAAACCCGTTGTCTATATTTACAGCGGCTACTCCCGGAGCACAAGAATTTAACATTGTAAGGAGTGCGGATAATCCTTTAAAATTTGCGCCGTAACCTATAGAAGTTGGAACCGCAATTACCGGGCCGTCTACTAATCCTCCGATTACGGAAGGGAGCGCCCCTTCCATTCCGGCGACAACAATAAGAACAGAAGCTTCTTGCAGTTTTTCCAGATTTTTTGTAAGCCTGTGAAGCCCCGCAACGCCAACATCGTATAATTTTCCAACTTCGTGTCCAAGAAACTTTAAAGTTACAACGGCTTCTTCCGCAATCGGAATATCGGAGGTTCCTGCCGTAACAACCACAACCTCGATCCCTTGAAACCTTGAAACCTTATCCCTTTTTCTATATTCAACAATTCTCGCTTCTTTATAATATTTTGCTTTTTTCACGGCTTTCTTTATAGCTTTATAAGCCTTTGTGTCAGCGCGAGTCGCAAGGATATTATCGCCTCTTTTATAAATAGCTTTTGCGATCTTAGATATTTGGGCGGACGTTTTCCCTTCACAAAAAATTACTTCGGGGAACCCTTTGCGTTTGATCCGATGGTGATCTATCTTGGCAAAATCAAGGTCTTCATAAGAATCTGTTTTAAGTAAATCGCAAGCTTCATTAATTGAAATTTTATCGGCCTTCAGCTTTTTTAGTGTGTTTTTGATGTTCACTATCTAAGTATAGATGATTGGAAGCGCGATCTCAATGATGGTGATGCCAGCCCTGCAGGAGGGTTTTGGCGGAGGACAAAACCCTTGAAACTTTAGACGTATGAGACGGTTCTAAAAGCCTAATTTTATGGTATAATTTAGCAACTATGGAAATTACCGGAGCGCAGGCATTACTTGAATCGTTAAAAAAAGAAGGGGTTGACCTTATTTTTGGGTACCCCGGCGGACAGGTTTTGCCAATTTATGATGCCCTATACGCATTTAAAGATATAAAGCATATTTTAGTTCGCCATGAACAGGGCGCCGCTCATGAAGCAGACGGTTATGCTAGAGCGACTGGAAAAGTCGGTGTCTGCCTTGCAACCTCCGGACCCGGAGCTACTAACCTTGTTACCGGTATTGCCAATGCCCAGATGGATTCCATCCCAATGGTTGCCATTACAGGCCAGGTAGGGACAAGTTTGATAGGAAAAGACTCTTTTCAAGAGGCCGATGTTACCGGAATTACCCTTCCTATTACTAAACATAATTATCTGGTAAAAAAAGCCGAAGATATCCCGCGAATCATAAAAGAGGCTTTCTATATTGCCCGTTCCGGAAGGCCGGGAGTTGTTGTTGTCGATATCCCAAAAGATCTCCAGCTAAAAAAGATCGATTTCCAATATCCTGACAGCATCAATATGCCAAGCTATAATCCAAATCTAAAAGGGCATCCAAAACAGATAAGTTCTGCCGCAAAACTTATTGCGGAAGCCAAGAAACCGGTCATTTATGCAGGGGGAGGAGTTATCTCTTCCGATGCAAGCGTTGAACTTACTGAGTTTGCCCGAAGATGCAATATTCCAGTTACTACAACTCTTCTTGGTAAAGGGGCTTTTCCTGAAACAGATTCACTCTCTTTGGGGATGCTTGGGATGCACGGAACTGTATATGCAAATTATGCTGTTACCGATTGCGATCTTTTAATTGCCATTGGAGCCCGTTTTGATGATCGAGTCACAGGCCATATTGACCATTTTTCTCCGCATTCAAAAGTGATACATATAGATGTTGATCCCGCGGAGATAGGGAAAAATGTTCGTGTTGATGTCCCTATTGTGGGGGATGTAAAACAGGTGCTTAAAGCGTTGTTGGGAAAAATTTCTGCTAAAGAAAAAAATGCGGAATGGCTTTCCCAAATTGAAGAGTGGAAGAGCAAGTATCCTCTTTCTTACAAAAAAGAAGACGGAATTATTAAACCGCAGGAGGTCATAGAGCAGATTTATGAGCTTACCAAGGACAAAAGGACAATTATTGCAACAGAAGTCGGTCAGCATCAAATGTGGGCGGCTATGTATTACAAATACACAAAGCCGCGGACATTTATAACATC
Encoded here:
- a CDS encoding acetolactate synthase, large subunit, biosynthetic type — protein: MEITGAQALLESLKKEGVDLIFGYPGGQVLPIYDALYAFKDIKHILVRHEQGAAHEADGYARATGKVGVCLATSGPGATNLVTGIANAQMDSIPMVAITGQVGTSLIGKDSFQEADVTGITLPITKHNYLVKKAEDIPRIIKEAFYIARSGRPGVVVVDIPKDLQLKKIDFQYPDSINMPSYNPNLKGHPKQISSAAKLIAEAKKPVIYAGGGVISSDASVELTEFARRCNIPVTTTLLGKGAFPETDSLSLGMLGMHGTVYANYAVTDCDLLIAIGARFDDRVTGHIDHFSPHSKVIHIDVDPAEIGKNVRVDVPIVGDVKQVLKALLGKISAKEKNAEWLSQIEEWKSKYPLSYKKEDGIIKPQEVIEQIYELTKDKRTIIATEVGQHQMWAAMYYKYTKPRTFITSGGLGTMGFGLPASIGAQFGDKEAIVFDIAGDGSIQMNIQELTTAVNNHLPIKIIV